In Nitrospiria bacterium, a single genomic region encodes these proteins:
- a CDS encoding OmpH family outer membrane protein, with product MQEAVSNKGKIGASVGLFLGCLLLAAAPVQSADSIKIGYVDAQKVLDDTKAGKKAKSDMEEFVKSRQKIIDLDESEIKQLQDDLTRQSAVLSPDARREKEEALQKKVVEYQKRAGELNKEVQDKKKEILDNFNKDLEGVVKTVAERDGYTYIIDRNAEGGVLLYAKESLDLTSLVEKEFEKSFP from the coding sequence ATGCAAGAAGCGGTATCGAACAAGGGGAAAATTGGAGCGTCCGTCGGTTTGTTCCTCGGCTGCCTGTTGTTGGCCGCCGCGCCGGTTCAATCGGCGGATTCCATCAAGATCGGATACGTGGATGCGCAGAAAGTCCTGGACGATACCAAGGCCGGGAAGAAGGCCAAATCCGACATGGAAGAGTTTGTAAAAAGCCGTCAGAAGATCATTGATCTCGACGAGTCCGAAATCAAGCAACTCCAGGACGATCTCACCCGGCAGTCCGCGGTGTTGAGTCCCGACGCCCGTCGCGAGAAAGAGGAGGCCTTGCAAAAAAAGGTGGTGGAATACCAGAAGCGGGCGGGCGAACTGAACAAGGAAGTCCAGGACAAGAAAAAAGAGATTCTTGACAACTTCAACAAGGATCTCGAGGGCGTCGTAAAAACAGTGGCCGAACGGGACGGATATACCTATATCATCGACCGGAATGCCGAAGGCGGCGTCTTGCTCTACGCCAAGGAGTCGCTCGATCTCACATCTTTGGTGGAGAAAGAGTTTGAGAAATCCTTCCCCTGA